Proteins encoded in a region of the Drosophila busckii strain San Diego stock center, stock number 13000-0081.31 chromosome 2L, ASM1175060v1, whole genome shotgun sequence genome:
- the LOC108607704 gene encoding uncharacterized protein LOC108607704 isoform X6 — MDSFDISSDSEEGLLEEIVVGSCCHLKSLQHYQPHWHSVGGTASCSFTRTQHNQQYASNESPIHYCDHATLYSDDNSSWAQEQPPTIRCSTSSQSNLNVMLASEAETETDKEEFEIEHEREQEREQEPCPEPDDEVASGSNAAQRLHATSSSTSTFNHQLTADMCNYKNSKSRRLEYSLKCLKYGRSNPSQDSAFGSLTDNDLSIGSSSMRLSSFQSISSPIDEGVEDIIIATTTGGNETCLELATIPRSMVSQDSAISSPCRESSPSNFLHIDDAMSGSGSTSSGSGCGSLGNLRPQHFPVSLSPKILVTATSNSSNSSLASSSNAHQPHQQQQQQQFDPPKILVNDQNSIYTTSPSKRSSMIEVFSQKYRVSSFEDMSPKRSSDKQHLKHVNRLAFRSLEEERRIDNAFLPMADRTHSDNRVNMQSEKYKKLTHASFRISKNSTDQSPTQHTAMELQRTSSASGSQRQTLWRDSKFYRKTRIAKSNDSLLEHSPNHSNHSARLSPSSLRDNHSSRRSLSGSQQMLSVTTSFCVPGTSGAGNARRYCSSKSEDLGESSDYLRVMDARKSYSERHLVQLKQTAINNTHSGSEDEISFTEEPTVSHAHGQRNIAKQQQQLKMQPPACKRGSKLSWSSCSINHLKTTNIKTTSLATLTCQTNLSPQASSAQAPAIATATATATANKTASYRTPSKSLDQALNGGGTNNSSTNSSSNNSIAAEDNSSVDESPSRRTLSGAELSRIFVMDMDEAPGSSCSEEKTPLLDSVEMSPISPTDPQADLDKL, encoded by the coding sequence ATGGACTCATTTGACATATCAAGCGATTCGGAGGAGGGTCTGCTCGAGGAGATTGTCgtgggcagctgctgccatcTGAAGAGCCTGCAGCACTATCAGCCCCATTGGCATTCGGTCGGCGGCACAGCCTCGTGCTCATTCACACGCACTCAACACAATCAACAATATGCGTCCAACGAGTCGCCCATACACTACTGCGACCATGCGACGCTCTACTCGGATGATAACAGCAGCTGGGCGCAGGAGCAGCCGCCCACCATACgctgcagcaccagcagccaaagcaatcTCAATGTCATGCTCGCCTCCGAGGCGGAAACTGAGACGGACAAAGAGGAATTTGAAATAGAGCACGAGCGGGAGCAGGAGCGGGAGCAAGAGCCGTGCCCAGAGCCGGATGACGAGGTGGCAAGCGGCTCAAATGCAGCACAGCGACTGCATGCCACGTCctcatccacatccacattCAATCATCAGCTTACAGCGGACATGTGCAACTATAAGAACTCCAAGAGTCGACGGCTGGAGTACTCGTTGAAGTGCTTAAAGTATGGACGTAGCAATCCCTCGCAGGATTCGGCCTTCGGTTCACTGACCGACAATGATTTGTCCATAGGCTCCTCCAGCATGCGCCTCAGCAGCTTTCAGTCCATTAGCTCGCCCATAGATGAAGGTGTCGAAGATATAATTATAGCCACCACCACGGGTGGCAACGAAACTTGCCTGGAGTTAGCCACCATACCACGGAGCATGGTCTCCCAAGACTCGGCCATTTCATCGCCATGCCGCGAGAGCTCACCCAGCAACTTTCTGCACATCGACGATGCCATGTCGGGCAGTGGCTCCACATCTTCAGGCTCCGGCTGCGGCTCGCTGGGCAATTTGCGACCACAGCACTTCCCAGTGTCCTTGTCACCCAAAATACTGGTCACGGCCACCAGCAACTCAAGCAACTCCTCGCTGGCGAGTAGCAGCAATGCTCACCAGccacaccaacagcaacagcagcaacaattcgaTCCGCCCAAGATACTGGTGAATGATCAGAATTCCATTTACACGACATCGCCTTCGAAGCGCTCGAGCATGATTGAGGTCTTCTCGCAAAAGTATCGCGTGAGCAGCTTTGAGGACATGTCGCCCAAGCGCAGCTCGGACAAGCAACACTTGAAGCACGTGAATCGCTTGGCCTTTCGCTCGCTGGAGGAAGAGCGACGCATAGACAATGCCTTTCTGCCCATGGCGGATCGCACGCACTCGGACAATCGCGTCAACATGCAAAGCGAGAAATACAAGAAGCTGACGCATGCCTCGTTCCGCATAAGCAAGAACTCGACGGATCAGTCGCCCACCCAACATACCGCAATGGAACTGCAGCGCACGAGCAGCGCCAGCGGTAGTCAGCGCCAGACGCTTTGGCGCGACAGCAAGTTCTATCGGAAGACACGCATTGCCAAGAGCAACGATTCGCTGCTGGAGCACTCGCCCAACCACTCGAATCATTCGGCGCGTCTTTCGCCCAGCTCGCTGCGTGACAATCACTCCAGTCGACGCTCGCTGAGCGGCAGCCAGCAGATGCTGAGCGTCACCACTAGCTTCTGTGTGCCAGGCACCAGCGGTGCTGGCAATGCGCGTCGCTATTGCAGCTCGAAGAGCGAGGATCTGGGGGAATCCTCTGACTATTTGCGCGTTATGGATGCTCGCAAGTCTTACTCGGAGCGACATCTGgtgcagcttaagcaaacCGCCATCAACAACACGCACAGCGGCAGCGAGGACGAGATAAGCTTCACCGAGGAACCGACAGTCAGCCATGCACATGGACAGAGGAACAtagccaagcaacaacaacaattgaagaTGCAGCCGCCAGCTTGCAAGCGTGGCAGCAAGctcagctggagcagctgctcgaTAAACCACCTGAAGACGACCAATATTAAGACCACATCCTTGGCCACGCTAACCTGTCAAACGAATTTAAGCCCACAAGCATCGTCCGCCCAGGCGCCAgccattgccactgccacagccacagccacagccaataAGACGGCCAGCTATCGGACACCATCCAAGTCGCTCGATCAGGCGCTCAACGGCGGCGGCACCAACAatagcagcaccaacagcagcagcaacaatagcattGCCGCCGAGGACAACAGCTCCGTGGACGAGTCGCCTTCGCGACGCACTTTGAGCGGTGCCGAACTCTCGCGCATCTTTGTCATGGACATGGATGAAGCGCCGggtagcagctgcagcgaagAGAAGACACCCCTGCTGGACAGCGTGGAAATGTCGCCGATTAGTCCAACCGATCCACAAGCGGATCTGGACAAGCTCTAA